The following are encoded together in the Meriones unguiculatus strain TT.TT164.6M chromosome 16, Bangor_MerUng_6.1, whole genome shotgun sequence genome:
- the Il17a gene encoding interleukin-17A produces the protein MSPRRASSVAMMLLLLFLSLEAAVKAGILIPQSTACPNTEDTNFLQNVKVNLKVLNSLSPKVSSRRPSDYLNRSTSPWTLHRNEDPDRYPSVIWEAQCRHQRCVNAEGKLDHHMNSVLIQQEILVLRREPEKCPFSFRLDKMLVGVGCTCVSSIVRRVS, from the exons GCTATgatgctgttgctgttgttcctGAGCCTGGAGGCTGCAGTGAAGGCGGGGATACTCATCCCACAAAGTACAGCATGTCCAAACACCGAGGACACGAACTTCCTCCAGAATGTGAAGGTCAACCTGAAAGTCCTTAACTCCCTTAGCCCGAAAGTGAGCTCCAGAAGGCCCTCGGACTACCTCAACCGTTCTACCTCACCCTGGACTCTCCA CCGCAATGAGGACCCCGATAGATACCCCTCTGTGATCTGGGAGGCACAGTGCCGTCACCAGCGCTGTGTCAATGCAGAGGGGAAACTGGACCACCACATGAACTCTGTTCTCATCCAGCAAGAGATCCTGGTCCTGCGGAGGGAGCCTGAGAAGTGTCCCTTTTCCTTCCGGCTGGATAAGATGCTCGTGGGTGTGGGCTGCACCTGCGTTTCCTCCATCGTCCGCCGTGTGTCCTAA